The Methanocaldococcus jannaschii DSM 2661 genome has a segment encoding these proteins:
- a CDS encoding ornithine cyclodeaminase, which produces MFMREIELRGHIIDSLILPKVFDKILDMGGDYKVLEFEIGKRKTDPSYAKILVIGRDERHVDEILNELRDLGAEIPEIEEVELQPAEKDMVLPEGFYSTTNHKTFIRFKGKWIEVENQKMDGAIVVYPDEMRAEVKTIRNIKKGDLVVVGHKGVRVIPPEKPREGGGLFEFMKSDASSEKPKETIIRRIAKEMYEIREKYRKTGKGGIVVVGGPAIIHTGAGWALAKLIRMGYVQALFAGNALATHDIESVLYGTSLGVDLKTGKSVPGGHSHHLRAINTIMRAGSIKDAVEQGILKEGVMYECIKNNIPYVLAGSIRDDGPLPDVITDVVKAQEKMRELLKGKDMVLMLSTMLHSIATGNLLPSWVKTICVDINPAVVTKLMDRGTSQALGIVTDVGVFLPMLVEELEKLEKEKEKSEKREE; this is translated from the coding sequence ATGTTCATGAGAGAAATTGAATTGAGAGGGCATATTATTGACAGCTTAATCCTGCCTAAGGTTTTTGATAAAATCTTAGATATGGGCGGAGATTATAAAGTTTTAGAGTTTGAGATTGGGAAGAGAAAAACAGACCCAAGTTATGCAAAGATATTGGTTATTGGTAGAGATGAAAGGCATGTAGATGAAATATTGAATGAGTTGAGGGATTTAGGAGCTGAGATTCCAGAGATTGAAGAGGTTGAGTTACAGCCAGCTGAGAAGGATATGGTCTTACCAGAGGGCTTTTATTCAACAACCAATCATAAAACATTTATTAGGTTCAAAGGCAAATGGATAGAGGTTGAAAACCAAAAAATGGACGGAGCTATCGTTGTTTATCCAGATGAAATGAGGGCTGAAGTAAAGACAATAAGAAATATCAAAAAAGGAGATTTAGTTGTTGTTGGGCATAAAGGGGTTAGAGTCATCCCTCCAGAAAAACCAAGAGAAGGAGGGGGGTTATTTGAGTTTATGAAATCAGATGCCTCCTCAGAAAAGCCTAAAGAAACAATTATTAGAAGAATAGCTAAGGAGATGTATGAGATTAGAGAAAAATATAGAAAGACAGGTAAAGGAGGAATTGTAGTTGTTGGAGGTCCGGCTATAATTCACACTGGAGCTGGATGGGCTTTAGCTAAGCTTATTAGGATGGGGTATGTTCAAGCACTATTTGCTGGAAATGCCTTAGCTACTCATGACATAGAGAGCGTTTTATATGGGACATCTTTAGGAGTTGATTTAAAGACTGGAAAGAGCGTTCCAGGAGGGCATAGTCATCATTTAAGGGCTATAAATACAATAATGAGGGCTGGAAGCATAAAAGATGCTGTAGAGCAGGGAATTTTAAAGGAAGGAGTTATGTATGAGTGTATAAAAAACAACATTCCTTATGTTTTAGCTGGAAGTATCAGGGATGATGGCCCATTACCAGATGTTATTACAGATGTTGTTAAAGCTCAGGAAAAAATGAGAGAGCTTTTAAAAGGAAAGGATATGGTTCTAATGCTTTCTACTATGCTACACTCAATAGCTACAGGTAATTTATTACCTTCATGGGTTAAAACCATCTGCGTTGATATAAATCCAGCGGTTGTAACAAAGTTAATGGATAGAGGGACATCACAAGCTTTGGGGATAGTTACTGATGTTGGTGTCTTTTTACCAATGCTTGTTGAGGAGTTGGAAAAATTAGAGAAAGAAAAGGAAAAATCTGAAAAGAGAGAAGAATAG
- a CDS encoding DUF2100 domain-containing protein yields MRVEYSKDLIRKGISTISQLKKAKIRVEKDDKKISYKDAKPGKIDVNEFKKAIYLLIEADDFLYKKAPKHELNEEEAKEFCKLIIKCQEHLNKILANFGFEFEEKEIDEGALYIVSNKKLFKKLKNKNPNLKVVCTEGMLDIEDMRAIGVPEKALEGLKKKVEIARKNVERFIEKYKPEKIFVVVEDDKDELLYLRAKNLYNAEKLDADEILD; encoded by the coding sequence ATGAGAGTTGAATATTCAAAGGATTTGATAAGAAAGGGAATTTCAACTATTTCCCAACTAAAAAAAGCTAAAATAAGAGTAGAAAAGGATGATAAAAAAATATCCTACAAAGATGCAAAGCCAGGGAAGATAGATGTCAATGAATTTAAAAAAGCTATTTATTTGTTGATTGAGGCAGATGACTTCTTATATAAAAAAGCCCCAAAGCATGAGTTGAATGAAGAGGAAGCTAAAGAGTTCTGTAAATTGATTATAAAATGCCAAGAACATTTAAATAAAATCTTAGCTAACTTTGGGTTTGAATTTGAAGAAAAAGAAATAGATGAAGGTGCATTATACATTGTCTCAAATAAAAAGTTATTTAAAAAGCTTAAAAACAAAAATCCTAATTTAAAAGTTGTATGCACTGAGGGAATGTTAGATATTGAAGATATGAGAGCTATAGGCGTTCCAGAAAAAGCATTAGAAGGATTAAAGAAAAAGGTTGAGATAGCACGAAAGAATGTTGAGAGATTTATAGAAAAATACAAACCAGAAAAAATTTTTGTTGTGGTTGAGGATGATAAAGATGAACTTCTCTATTTGAGGGCTAAAAATCTTTATAATGCTGAAAAATTGGATGCTGATGAAATTTTAGATTAA
- a CDS encoding 2-phosphoglycerate kinase yields MDLQNDIIVRGKSYEMPFSKGILARSLTAAGLKPSIAYRIAWDIYEMLKKENIRVIDKADLRRRVYYYLISKNYDEVAKKYLLWRMVLGRRPIVILIGGASGVGTSTIAFEIASRLGIPSVIGTDSIREVMRKVISRDLIPTLYESSYTAWKVLRDDEGNKYIKGFERHSEAVLTGVEGVIDRCLVEGQSVIIEGTHLVPTLLKDKYLENSHVVFIMLTIYNEELHKMRFYARGRVSSRPTERYLKYFKIIRMINDYMVETAKKKGIPVVENIKISETVDKCLNIITERLKTMIELEGLSEEDMLEEGL; encoded by the coding sequence ATGGATTTGCAGAATGATATTATTGTGAGGGGAAAATCCTATGAGATGCCATTTTCAAAGGGTATTTTGGCAAGGTCTTTAACAGCCGCTGGATTAAAACCAAGTATTGCCTATAGAATAGCCTGGGATATATACGAGATGTTAAAAAAGGAAAATATCAGAGTTATAGATAAGGCTGATTTGAGGAGGAGAGTTTATTATTACTTAATTTCAAAAAATTACGATGAAGTTGCTAAAAAATATCTACTATGGAGAATGGTTTTAGGAAGAAGACCGATAGTTATCTTAATTGGTGGAGCGAGTGGTGTTGGAACTTCAACTATTGCCTTTGAGATAGCTTCAAGATTGGGTATTCCAAGCGTTATTGGAACTGATTCTATAAGGGAAGTTATGAGAAAGGTTATATCAAGAGATTTAATCCCTACACTTTACGAATCAAGTTATACAGCTTGGAAGGTTTTGAGAGATGATGAGGGCAATAAATACATTAAAGGGTTTGAGAGGCATTCTGAGGCAGTATTAACTGGAGTGGAAGGAGTTATAGATAGATGCTTAGTTGAGGGGCAGAGTGTAATTATCGAAGGAACTCACTTAGTCCCAACACTTTTAAAAGATAAATATTTAGAAAATTCCCATGTAGTTTTTATTATGCTAACAATCTACAATGAAGAGTTGCATAAAATGAGATTCTACGCAAGGGGAAGAGTTTCAAGCAGACCTACTGAGAGGTATTTAAAATACTTTAAAATCATTAGAATGATAAACGATTACATGGTTGAAACTGCAAAAAAGAAGGGAATTCCAGTGGTTGAGAATATAAAGATTAGTGAGACTGTTGATAAATGTTTGAATATAATTACCGAAAGATTGAAAACGATGATTGAGTTAGAAGGGCTGAGTGAGGAAGATATGTTAGAAGAGGGATTATAG
- a CDS encoding TrkH family potassium uptake protein: MGICRLTKKDIEGILHILGGIIQIIGIFTLVPCIVSVYYNENTFLNFLIPGLFFSIFGFVLKRATKPKNLKLHHTMVASALAWLIASFIGAIPLYLSIDYFSYVDAVYESMSAWTTTGMTLIPNVEVLPKSILFWRSFQQWIGGVGILVLSALVLARSGTVAYLLYTSEARQERIMPSAIGTIKTIIWIYILYTILGVLLLYLSGLSFWDALNLTMTGISTGGMSISNYSFPYNDFAKIVMIGIMMVGGVMSFSIHHKLLTGKYFNDIQTKYALIVTAFISIIISIKDKVPIIDSLFTVVSAMTSTGFTTINVGNLSSLSLFLIIFLMLIGGGAGTTTGGVKIIRFLVILKALLYEIKEIIYPKSAVIHEHLDDMDLNYRIIREAFVVFFLYCLSSFLTALIFIALGYNPYDSIFDAVSFTSNIGISLGVVTLKTPVIGKIAGIIAMWIGRLEIIPVLVLFATLYFKTLRLLKK, translated from the coding sequence ATGGGAATCTGTAGATTAACAAAAAAAGACATTGAAGGAATTTTACATATTTTAGGGGGGATTATACAAATTATTGGAATATTTACATTAGTTCCATGTATAGTGTCAGTTTATTACAATGAAAACACCTTTTTAAATTTTTTAATTCCAGGTTTATTTTTTTCTATTTTTGGATTTGTTTTAAAGAGAGCTACTAAACCAAAAAATTTAAAACTACATCATACCATGGTTGCCTCTGCATTGGCTTGGCTTATAGCTTCATTTATAGGGGCCATTCCTTTATATTTATCTATAGATTATTTTTCTTATGTTGATGCAGTTTATGAAAGCATGTCTGCCTGGACAACAACTGGAATGACTCTTATTCCTAATGTTGAGGTTTTACCAAAATCTATTTTATTTTGGAGGAGTTTTCAGCAGTGGATTGGTGGAGTTGGAATATTGGTTTTATCAGCTCTTGTCTTAGCAAGGTCTGGAACTGTTGCTTATCTTTTATATACATCTGAGGCGAGACAAGAGAGGATAATGCCAAGTGCTATAGGAACAATAAAAACTATTATCTGGATTTATATTTTATACACTATTTTAGGGGTTCTTTTGTTATATTTATCTGGATTAAGTTTTTGGGATGCTTTAAATTTAACCATGACTGGAATATCTACTGGAGGAATGAGTATAAGCAATTATAGCTTTCCATACAACGATTTTGCAAAAATTGTTATGATTGGCATAATGATGGTTGGAGGAGTTATGTCATTTTCAATACATCACAAATTACTAACGGGCAAGTATTTTAATGACATTCAAACAAAGTATGCATTAATTGTTACTGCCTTTATTTCAATTATCATCTCAATAAAGGATAAAGTTCCAATAATAGATTCTCTCTTTACAGTAGTTTCAGCAATGACATCAACTGGATTCACAACTATAAATGTAGGTAATCTCTCATCCTTATCCCTATTTTTGATAATTTTTTTAATGCTAATTGGTGGAGGGGCAGGGACAACAACTGGAGGGGTTAAGATAATTAGATTTTTAGTTATACTGAAGGCACTTTTATATGAAATAAAAGAAATTATTTATCCAAAATCAGCAGTGATTCATGAACATCTTGATGATATGGACTTAAATTATAGAATAATTAGGGAAGCATTTGTTGTATTCTTTTTATACTGTTTATCTTCGTTCTTAACAGCTTTAATATTTATAGCTTTAGGTTATAACCCTTACGATTCAATATTTGATGCTGTTTCTTTTACCTCAAATATAGGCATATCTTTAGGGGTAGTTACTTTAAAAACTCCAGTAATTGGAAAAATAGCTGGAATTATAGCAATGTGGATTGGTAGATTGGAAATTATCCCAGTGCTTGTTTTATTTGCTACTTTGTATTTTAAAACTCTGAGACTTTTAAAAAAATAA
- the purT gene encoding phosphoribosylglycinamide formyltransferase 2, with the protein MAIGTPLLKGSIKFLLLGSGELGKEVVIEAQRLGIECIAVDRYQNAPAMQVAHKSYVIDMKDYDALMAIIEREEPDYIVPEIEAINTDALIDAEKMGYTVIPTAEATKITMNRELIRRLAAEKLGLKTAKYEFADSLEELRDAVEKLGLPCVVKPIMSSSGKGQSVVRSEEDIEKAWKIAKEGARGIGNRVIVEEFINFDYEITLLTARTAEGTKFCEPIGHVQIDGDYHESWQPHNMSAELKEQAQDIAKKVTDALGGYGIFGVELFVKGDEVIFSEVSPRPHDTGMVTMITQEMSEFEIHVRAILGLPVSTKLIHPGASHVIKAEINKYAPKYHIEDALKVPNTKLRLFGKPNAKVGRRMGVALAYADSVEKARELAEKCAHAVRIE; encoded by the coding sequence ATGGCAATTGGGACACCTCTTTTGAAAGGAAGTATAAAATTTTTGTTGTTAGGAAGTGGAGAGTTAGGGAAAGAAGTTGTTATTGAAGCTCAGAGATTGGGAATTGAGTGTATAGCTGTTGATAGGTATCAAAACGCCCCAGCTATGCAGGTTGCTCACAAGAGCTATGTTATTGATATGAAAGATTACGATGCATTGATGGCAATTATTGAGAGGGAAGAGCCAGATTATATTGTTCCTGAAATTGAAGCAATAAATACAGATGCATTAATAGATGCTGAAAAAATGGGTTATACTGTTATTCCTACAGCTGAAGCTACAAAGATAACTATGAATAGGGAGTTAATAAGAAGATTGGCAGCTGAAAAATTAGGATTAAAAACTGCTAAGTATGAATTTGCAGATTCTTTAGAAGAGTTGAGAGATGCCGTAGAAAAACTTGGCTTGCCTTGTGTAGTTAAGCCAATTATGTCTTCATCTGGAAAGGGGCAGAGTGTAGTTAGAAGTGAAGAGGATATAGAGAAAGCTTGGAAGATAGCTAAAGAAGGAGCAAGAGGAATAGGAAATAGGGTTATTGTTGAAGAATTTATAAACTTTGATTATGAGATAACCTTATTAACCGCAAGAACTGCTGAAGGAACTAAGTTTTGTGAGCCAATAGGTCATGTCCAAATAGATGGAGATTATCATGAAAGCTGGCAACCTCATAATATGTCTGCTGAATTAAAAGAACAAGCTCAAGATATAGCTAAGAAGGTTACCGATGCTTTAGGTGGTTATGGAATCTTTGGTGTTGAGTTGTTTGTTAAAGGGGATGAGGTTATATTTAGTGAAGTTTCACCAAGACCTCATGATACAGGAATGGTTACAATGATAACTCAAGAAATGAGTGAGTTTGAAATTCATGTTAGGGCTATTTTAGGTTTGCCAGTATCAACAAAACTTATTCACCCAGGGGCAAGCCATGTAATAAAGGCAGAGATAAATAAATATGCTCCAAAGTATCATATAGAGGATGCTTTAAAAGTTCCAAATACTAAGTTGAGATTGTTTGGAAAGCCAAATGCAAAGGTTGGTAGAAGAATGGGAGTTGCTTTAGCTTATGCCGATTCTGTAGAGAAGGCAAGGGAATTGGCTGAAAAATGTGCTCATGCAGTTAGAATTGAATGA